A section of the Gasterosteus aculeatus chromosome 10, fGasAcu3.hap1.1, whole genome shotgun sequence genome encodes:
- the chtopa gene encoding chromatin target of PRMT1a isoform X2 has translation MSAASSQKVVLKSTTKVSLNERFTNMLKNKQPTAVSIRATMQQQHLASARNRRLAQQMENRPSVQAALNHKQSLKQRLGKSNIQARLGRPVGTLMRGGAAGGRGGMRGMSRGALRGRARGGVMRGALSLRGKRVTSTGVPMRGRGFAGRLAMRRGGRHRGGLPGRGGALSRGAARGGVAVRGRGGLRGRAGFAGRGGRGRGRGRGVGRQAVTREQLDNQLDAYMSKTKGHLDAELDAYMAQADPDSME, from the exons CATGCTGAAGAACAAGCAGCCCACAGCGGTTAGCATTCGAGCCACCATGCAACAGCAGCATTTGGCTAGTGCCCGCAATCGCCGGCTGGCCCAGCAGATGGAGAACCGGCCCTCGGTGCAAGCAGCTCTGAACCACAAGCAG AGCCTGAAGCAGCGCCTGGGGAAGAGCAACATCCAGGCCCGGCTGGGCCGGCCTGTCGGGACTCTGATgcgtggaggagctgctggaggtagAGGGGGAATGCGAGGGATGAGCAGGGGCGCCCTCCGAGGAAGAGCCAGAGGAGGAGTAATGAGGGGAGCCCTGTCCCTTAGAG GGAAGCGAGTGACTTCCACAGGGGTCCCGATGAGAGGTCGTGGCTTTGCTGGCCGTCTGGCAATGCGTAGAGGAGGCCGCCACCGCGGAGGACTTCCCGGCAGAGGAGGAGCTCTGTCCAGAGGAGCAGCACGAGGTGGAGTAgcagtcagag GACGTGGAGGACTGCGTGGGCGCGCTGGTTTCGCCGGGCGAGGTGGTCGTGGCCGTGGACGAGGTCGAGGTGTTGGCCGACAAGCTGTAACCCGTGAACAACTGGACAACCAGCTGGACGCCTACATGTCGAAGACCAAAGGCCACCTGGATGCTGAGCTGGACGCCTACATGGCCCAGGCAGACCCCGACAGTATGGAGTGA